GCCGTCGAGCCGGTCGGCGAACAGCCGCTCGCAGAACGCGATCGATTCCTGCTGCGTCATCTCTTCCAGCCCGGCCGCGCGCCACACGGTTTCCGGCGCCTCCACGATGAAGGTCGACGTGCCGGCCTCGAACTGGTAGATGTGGGCCTGGAACCAGCCATGCGGCGTCTCGCGGAAATCGAACGTGAAGGCGTCGAACCGTTGCGTGGTGCCCAGCCACGCGAAGCGGCACCGCGGCTGCGCTTCCGGTGCATCGGCCCGCGGCGCGAACGTTTCGGCATGGCGTGCGCGGATGCGGCTGTGCAGGCCGTCGGCGGCGATCACCAGGCCGGCCCCGTAGCGTGCCGCCAGCGCCTGCTCGTCCGTGGCTTCCGTTTCGAACACCAGCTCCACGCCCAGTTCCTCGCAGCGGCGCTGCAGGATGGCCAGCAGCCGCCTGCGGCCGATGCCGGCGAACCCGTGGCCGCCGGAGCGCACCCGTTCGCCCCTGAAGAACACCTCGATGTCGTCCCAGTGGTTGAACGCTGCCAGGATGCCGCGCGCGCTCGGCTCGTCCGCCGCCACCAGCCTGTCCAGCGTCTGGTCGGAAAACACGACACCCCACCCGAACGTGTCGTGCGGCCGGTTGCGCTCGACCACGACCACGCGCCGTGCCGGCACCGCCTTCTTCAGCAGCAATGCGCTGTACAGCCCGGCCGGGCCGCCGCCGATGCAGAGCACGTTCATGACTGGCGCAGCCGGAAGCGCTGCAGCTTGCCCGTCTCGGTGCGCGGCAGCGCGGCCGCGAACACCACGCGGCGCGGGTACTTGTAGGGCGCGATCTCGCCCTTGACGAATGCCTGCAGCGCCGCCGCCAGCGCAGGCGTGGCGTCGAATCCGGGCCGCAGCACCACGTGCGCCTCGACGACCTGCCCGCGCTCCGCGTCCTCCCGCCCCACCACGCCGCATTCGGCCACGGCCGGATGGCGCAGCAGCGCGTCTTCCACTTCCGGGCCGGCGATGTTGTAGCCGGCGGAGACGATCATGTCGTCCGTGCGCGAACGGTAGTAGAAATAGCCGTCGGCATCCATCTCGCAGGCGTCGCCGGTAAGGTTCCAGCCGTTGCACACGTAATCCTTCTGCCGCGCATCGTCGAGGTACCGGCAGCCGGTCGGCCCTTTCACGGCCAGCCGTCCCACCACGCCGGGCCCCACCGGGTTGCCCCGCGCGTCGAGCACGCAGGCGCGGTAGCCGGGCACTACCTTGCCGATGGCGCCGGCACGCACCTCGTCGCCGGCGGCGGAGATGAAGATGTGCAGCATCTCGGTCGAGCCGATGCCGTCGATCATGGCCAGCCCGGTCGCCCGCCGCCAGGCCTCGCGCGTGGCCACCGGCAGCGCTTCGCCGGCCGACACGGTTTCGCGCAGGCTGGACAGGTCGTACCGCGGCGCCAGCGCCGCCATCTGCCGGTACGAGGTGGGCGCCGTGAAGCAGACCGTGGCGCGGTACCGTTCGATGGCCGCCAGCAGCGTTTCGGGCGTGAGTTTTTCCAGCAGCACCGCGGATGCCCCTGCCCGCAACGGGAACAGCAGCAGCCCGCCCAGGCCGAACGTGAAGGCCAGCGGCGGCGTGCCGATGAACACGTCCGACGCCCGCGAGCGCAGCGTGTAACGCGGAAAGCAGTCGCAGATCGCCAGCACGTCGCGATGGAAATGCATGGTCCCTTTCGGCACGCCGGTGGTGCCGGAAGTGAAGCTGATCAGGCACACGTCGTCCGCCGCGGTGTCGCAGGGGGCGAACGTGGCCGGCACTTGCGCCATCAGCGCTTCGAGTCCGTCGCCGGCATCGCTGCCGGGGCCGAAATACACGACAGGCGGCAGGTCCGGCACGGCATCGAGATCGGCGCGCAGCGCAGCCGCGCACAGCACGGCATCGACCTGCGCCTTCGCCGCGATCGCGGCCAGCTCGCGCGTGCGCAGCAGCGGCATCGTGGGCACGGCGACCAGCCCCGCCTTCAGCACGGCCAGCAGGGCGGCGGCCATCAACAAGGTATTGGTGCCACGCAGCAGCACGCGGTTGCCAGGCACGAGCGCCATCGGCCCGCGCAGCACATGGGCGATTCGGTCGACATGTTCCTGCAGCTGCGCATAGGTCCACTGCGCATGGTCGCCGGCCAGCGCCAGGCGCGCGCCGCATCCTTCCGCCACCTGGCGATCCAGCAACTCGGCAACGCAGTTGATCCTCGGCGGATAGCACAGCCCGGGCAGTTCGCACAGCAGTTCGGGCCACAGACCGGCGGGCGGCAGGTGGGCGTGCGCGAACGGATCGGCGTGCGCACTGGCCGAACCGTGGAGGGAATGGTCCATGATCGCCCCGTGATGGATGGTTGGACTGGCCACTTACTGTAGGCGCGAATCAGCCGGCGAACAAGCGCGGACCGCGCCGCGCGCCGTTGCCCGCCCGGGCGCGGTCACGCGGGTATCCGGGACCATGCGGAAGATTGGGCAACACTCGGGAACACTCAGCCACGCAGGCGCTGTGCCTGGCGGCGCACCATGTCGAGCACGGCCGCAAGCGCGGGGGCCAGCGCGGCCGCGGTGGCGGGCGCCTCGGCCAGCAGCGCGGCGGCCCCGTGCAGGCCGAGCATGGCGCAACCGCCGCGCAGCCGCTCCAGCCGCACAGCGGCCTCGTCGCGCGCGCCGCTTGCGAGGAGCCCTTCGATTTCCGTCCTGGCGGCCAGCAGCTGCGTCTCGAACCCGGCCAGGTAGGCTTGCAGCCGGTCGGCATCGATGCCCAGCCGCGCCAGCGTGGCGGCCGGCGCCTCGGCGTGCAGCGGCGCCGCCGCATCGAGAGCATCGAGGGCCGCGAGTTGCGCCCGCACCTGTGCCGGTTCGAACGGCTTGACGATGTATCCGGTGGCGCCGGCCTGCAGGGCCAGTTCCACCGTGTCGCGGTCGTTGGCGGAAGACACCACCACGAACGGCAGCGCGGCCAGGGCACTGTCGCCACGCACCTTCTGCAGCAACTCCATGCCCGACAGCCGCGGCATGCGCAGGTCGCAGAAACAGGCGGCCGGCCGCAAGCCCGCTGCCAGCTGCTGCCACGCATCGGCGCCATCCTCCGCTTCGACGATGTCATAGCGGCCGCAGCTGTCGATCAGGTGCATCAGCATCATCCGCGACACCACGTCGTCGTCGACTACCAGAACTTTCATCACTCTCCCCATCCGGCCACGCGCCGGCGCGCTGCGATTATAACCACAGGGCCGGCGCACGGAAATGCCGCCTTGCAGTCGAGTCCGTGTCACACGGTGCCTGGCACCGATGTGACACGAGCTCATCCGCAAGCCCGACACATGTCACACGGTGCCTGGCACCGATGTGACACGAGCTCATGCGCTGCCGCCGCTCGGCGCTACCAGCCGCCCCAGCAGCGCATGCAGCCGCGGCAGCTTGTGCCGGATCGCCG
Above is a window of Pseudoduganella dura DNA encoding:
- a CDS encoding response regulator, giving the protein MKVLVVDDDVVSRMMLMHLIDSCGRYDIVEAEDGADAWQQLAAGLRPAACFCDLRMPRLSGMELLQKVRGDSALAALPFVVVSSANDRDTVELALQAGATGYIVKPFEPAQVRAQLAALDALDAAAPLHAEAPAATLARLGIDADRLQAYLAGFETQLLAARTEIEGLLASGARDEAAVRLERLRGGCAMLGLHGAAALLAEAPATAAALAPALAAVLDMVRRQAQRLRG
- a CDS encoding AMP-binding protein yields the protein MDHSLHGSASAHADPFAHAHLPPAGLWPELLCELPGLCYPPRINCVAELLDRQVAEGCGARLALAGDHAQWTYAQLQEHVDRIAHVLRGPMALVPGNRVLLRGTNTLLMAAALLAVLKAGLVAVPTMPLLRTRELAAIAAKAQVDAVLCAAALRADLDAVPDLPPVVYFGPGSDAGDGLEALMAQVPATFAPCDTAADDVCLISFTSGTTGVPKGTMHFHRDVLAICDCFPRYTLRSRASDVFIGTPPLAFTFGLGGLLLFPLRAGASAVLLEKLTPETLLAAIERYRATVCFTAPTSYRQMAALAPRYDLSSLRETVSAGEALPVATREAWRRATGLAMIDGIGSTEMLHIFISAAGDEVRAGAIGKVVPGYRACVLDARGNPVGPGVVGRLAVKGPTGCRYLDDARQKDYVCNGWNLTGDACEMDADGYFYYRSRTDDMIVSAGYNIAGPEVEDALLRHPAVAECGVVGREDAERGQVVEAHVVLRPGFDATPALAAALQAFVKGEIAPYKYPRRVVFAAALPRTETGKLQRFRLRQS